Part of the Gemmatimonadota bacterium genome is shown below.
CGGCGGCCGCGCTGAGACCACCGCCTCCGGCGGCCGAGCGCCAGAACTCCTCCGTCACGTCGCGGCCCGAGCGGCCCAGGGACCACGCGCGCGCGACCGCCGCCAGGAGCAGCGCCAGCGCCACCACGACGCCCGCCAAGTAGCCGCGTCGGGCCAGTCCGCTGCCGGGCGGCGCGCGTACCGCGCTCGGCAGCGCCAGCGGAGCGGCGCGCGTCCGGGCGGGCGGACGCGCCGCGGCCTCGCCCGAGGGTCCAGGCGCCAGCCTCACCACCGACGTCGGCGCCTCCAGCAACGGACCCGGGGCGAGCACTCCGCGGGTGAACGGAAACGCCAGCGCCGCGAGCAGGAAGACGACGTAGGCGGAGCGCCCCACGCGCGCGTCCCGGCGGCCCGCGAAGCGGTCGACGGCGATCACCAGGGGCCAGCCGAGCGCGAGCGCCAGCGCGCTTATCCAGAGCGCTCCGCTCACGAGTCCTCGGCGATGCGCGCGGCAATGGCCCTGAGCTCGTCGGCGTCGGCCACGCCCTCCTCCACCATGCCGACCAGCAGCTCCTCCAGCGACCCGCGGCAGTAGCGTCGCAGCGCCGAGCCCACCATGCGCGCGGCCGCCGCGGGGCCGCTGCGGAGCGCGCTGTACAGGTAGCGGCGGCCCTCCAGCGCGTGTTGTGCGAAGCCCTTCGACTCCACGCGGCGCAGGATGGTGCGGACCGTGGAGTCGGTCAGGTCGCGCGGCAGGCGCGCGCGCACTTCGGCCGCGTCGAGCGCCTCGTCGCTCGCCCACAGCACGCCCATGACGTCGCTCTCGAGCGCGCTGAGCGCGGCTCCATCGGGGGGCTTCTCAGTCATGGTGACAATCTGTCACGGTCACCCCGCCTCCGCCAGCAGCGCCTCGACGGCTCCGTACGGGTCTTCCGGATTCGCTTCTGCGACTTCGACCACGCGCGCGATCGTCCGCGCCAGGTCGCCGCCGAGCGCGGCGTGCACGTCCTGGAAGAGGTCCAGACGCTGGTAGTAGAGACGGCGCCCGATGAGAGCCGCGTTGTTGAGCCCGCTTTCCAGGAACCCGGCGAAGTTCAGGAGCCGCAGGGATGGTTGCACCTCC
Proteins encoded:
- a CDS encoding BlaI/MecI/CopY family transcriptional regulator, encoding MTEKPPDGAALSALESDVMGVLWASDEALDAAEVRARLPRDLTDSTVRTILRRVESKGFAQHALEGRRYLYSALRSGPAAAARMVGSALRRYCRGSLEELLVGMVEEGVADADELRAIAARIAEDS